A stretch of the Dioscorea cayenensis subsp. rotundata cultivar TDr96_F1 chromosome 4, TDr96_F1_v2_PseudoChromosome.rev07_lg8_w22 25.fasta, whole genome shotgun sequence genome encodes the following:
- the LOC120258532 gene encoding UDP-glucuronate 4-epimerase 3-like, which produces MDGVPSTPGKFKTDKPYHQRLLLQRWIHNHRPAFWVLIALSLLAIVLLFSPRSSSPLISSRRHLSTSTLAPWGGPDWEKRVRASARVRPSSSRRSISVLVTGAAGFVGSHASLALKRRGDGVLGLDNFNDYYDTSLKRSRQTLLDRAGVFVVEGDINDPDLLRKLFDVVPFTHVLHLAAQAGVRYALRDPASYVRSNVAGLVSILEAARSASPQPAIVWASSSSVYGLNSKVPFSESDRTDRPASLYAATKKAGEEITHAYNHIYGLSITGLRFFTVYGPWGRPDMAYFFFTKDILRGKPISVYEGPNHTNVARDFTYIDDVVNGCLAALDTAQKSTGTGGKKRGPAQLRLYNLGNTTPVSVGELVGILERLLKVKAIRKVMKMPRNGDVQFTHANISLAQRELGYRPSTDLETGLKKFVRWYLDYYYSRSSSLQKKFSSIGGRLTSS; this is translated from the coding sequence TCACCAGCGTCTCCTCCTCCAGCGCTGGATCCACAACCACCGCCCCGCCTTCTGGGTTCTCATCGCCCTCTCCCTTCTCGCCATCGTGCTACTCTTCTCCCCACGCTCTTCCTCCCCCTTGATTTCTTCTCGCCGCCACCTCTCCACCTCCACCCTCGCCCCCTGGGGCGGCCCCGACTGGGAGAAGCGCGTCCGGGCCTCCGCCCGCGTCCGTCCCTCCTCCTCCCGCCGCTCCATTTCCGTCCTCGTTACCGGCGCTGCCGGCTTCGTTGGAAGTCATGCCTCCCTCGCCCTAAAGCGCCGCGGCGATGGCGTCCTTGGCCTTGATAACTTCAACGACTACTACGACACTTCCCTGAAACGTTCCCGCCAAACCCTCCTCGATCGCGCGGGCGTCTTCGTCGTCGAGGGCGACATCAATGATCCTGATCTCCTCCGCAAGCTTTTCGACGTCGTCCCTTTCACTCATGTCCTCCATCTCGCCGCACAGGCCGGCGTCCGCTACGCCCTCCGCGATCCCGCATCCTACGTCCGCTCCAACGTTGCTGGCCTCGTCTCCATTCTTGAAGCCGCCCGCTCCGCCTCCCCTCAGCCTGCCATAGTCTGGGCCTCTTCCTCGTCCGTCTACGGCCTCAATTCCAAAGTACCCTTTTCGGAATCCGACCGTACCGACCGCCCTGCCTCCCTCTATGCCGCTACTAAGAAAGCCGGTGAGGAGATCACTCATGCCTACAACCACATTTACGGCCTCTCCATCACCGGCCTCCGATTCTTCACTGTCTACGGCCCTTGGGGCCGTCCTGACATGGCATACTTCTTCTTCACCAAAGACATCCTCCGTGGCAAGCCCATCTCCGTCTACGAGGGCCCCAATCACACCAATGTCGCTCGCGACTTCACCTACATCGACGACGTCGTTAATGGTTGCCTTGCTGCCCTCGACACCGCTCAGAAAAGCACTGGTACCGGCGGGAAGAAACGCGGTCCGGCGCAGCTACGCCTTTACAATCTTGGCAATACCACGCCAGTGTCCGTCGGAGAGCTGGTAGGGATTCTCGAGCGGCTACTCAAAGTGAAAGCTATCCGAAAGGTGATGAAGATGCCAAGGAATGGGGACGTGCAGTTCACCCATGCCAATATCAGCCTCGCACAGAGGGAGCTCGGCTACCGGCCCTCCACCGACCTTGAAACGGGGCTCAAGAAGTTCGTTCGCTGGTACCTAGACTACTACTACTCTCGATCATCCTCTCTGCAAAAGAAATTCTCCAGCATTGGTGGCCGGTTGACATCCTCATGA